The genomic DNA GAAGAAGAGGAATTTATAAAAATTTATTCGTTGGATGTAATTGTAATTCCAACGAATAGACCAGATCAAAGAAAAGACCATGTTGATGGAATTTATAAAACAGAAAAAGGTAAAAATATTTCGGTTTTGAGAAAAATTAAAGAATGCCAAGAAAGAGGTCAGCCAATTTTGGTTGGTACTATTTCTGTAGAAAAAAATGAAGAATTGAGTAGGTATTTGGATGAAAATGGAGTAAAACATGAAGTGTTGAATGCGAAAAACCATGAACGCGAGGGTGAAATAGTAGCGCAAGCTGGTAGAGTTGGTGCTGTGACGCTTGCTACAAACATGGCTGGTCGTGGAGTAGACATCAAGCTGGGTGGCGCGCCGTATGATAAAAATGAAGAGCAAAAGGTAAAAGATTTAGGTGGTTTGTTTGTACTGGGTACAGAGCGTCATGAATCTCGTAGAATAGACAACCAGCTTCGTGGTCGTTCTGCTCGTCAAGGTGATCCAGGAGAAACTCAATTTTATGTTTCAACTGGAGACGACTTAATGCGTATTTTTGCAGGGGACAGGCTGAAAACTGTTTTGGACAAAATGAAAGTCCCAGAAGATATGCCAATTGAGACTAAAATCATTACAAAAATGTTGGAAGGTGCACAGAAAAAAGTGGAATCCCATCATTTTGATATTAGAAAACATGTTTTGCAGTATGATGATGTACTAAGTCGCCACAGAGGTGTAATATATGAAAAAAGAAGAGCAATTTTGGATTTGGAAAAAGGATTGGATGTTGTTGTTAATCCTAGTGAAAAATTGAGCACAAGCGACGATGTCTTTACTTCTTTTAGAGACTTAATTTTGTCTGATGTAGAGCAAGAAATTGAATATATAGTTTCTAAAAATACAAATGTGGAAGATATGGATAAGTGGGATTTGCAAGGTATTTATAAAATAATGCATACTATTTTTTCTTTTACAAATAGTGAACGAGAAGAACTTCTTCATATGGGAAAAAGTGGGGATTCAAAACTGGAAGATGTAGAAGCAAGAGACAAAATAGTAAAATTCCTGATGAATAAGGCCGAGACAGAATACAATTCTTTGAAAGATAAATTTACAGAATATTCTGGAGAAAAAGAAAAGGGTGAAAAAATGATGAAGCAGGTTGAAAAAGGAATACTTCTGCGTGCAATAGACACTCTTTGGGTAGAGCATTTGGTAAGTATGAGTTATTTGCGTGGAAGCATAGGTTTGCAAGGTTATGGACAAAGAGATCCACTTGTGGAATACAAAAAAGAATCTTATTTTATGTTCAATCAACTTTTGGCAGATATTCAAAAAGAAGTTGTTTATGCTTTTTTCAAAGTAAGTATAGGGTTGAAAGTTGCGCCAACTGTAATGGCAAATGATAAAATTATATTGCAAGGCGCAAAAAAGAATAGTGGAGATACAGGAAAAAGAAGAATAAGACAAAAAGGAAAGGAACGAGATGAAAGCGGAAAAAAAGTTGGAAGAAATGATCCTTGTACTTGTGGAAGTGGAAAAAAGTATAAAAAATGTCACGGAGAGTAGGAAAAGTAGATTAGCGATTAAGTAAGAAGATAAAAAGCCTCGCTTGTGGTATTTTAAAATAATAAAAAAGTCTTATTACAGGTTTTTTTGTTTAATAAAAATATATAAATATTTTTGGAAACTATAGAAATAGATGGAAAAAAGGAAAAAAGTTTTAAATTTCTTGGTTAATTAGCTTGCAAGAATTAAGAAAAGAATGTAGTATAATAAATTGGCAGAATAGTTCTTTACAATTTTACAAACTCAATCCAAGGAAGGGAGGGGAAGTGAAAACCTATGCTAAATGTCAATCTTGCCAAAAAGAGTATTCAGCCAATGAATTGCAGTGTTATGGAGATAGGAATCTTTTAGTTTGCGAGAAATGCTTAAAAGATCCTTTAGCACATAACTTTTTGGAAGCAAGCAAAAAAGAAAGAATGGCGGAGGAAAAACGCTTGGCTGACATAAGAAGAGCTCATACAGACAAGTTTATAAATAAAGCTATTCAAAACGGTGGTGTTGTAAAGAAGAGGGGTAAAAAGAGTAAAAGACAAAAGAAAAAGTCAAAAACACTCAAAGCAAAAAATAACAATCCTGAAGATAGTGATTACAACGACGATCAACTTATGAGACTTTTCAGTTGTCCTGCAATTCGAGAATCGATTGAATATTTTTTAGGGCAAAGACAGCATAGAATAGATAGAGTTTTTGCTATTCTTGATAATGTTGGGACTATGCATATTAGTGGTAATTTTTTAGGACAAAATTATCTAAAATTAGAAAATAAACCTTCTGGAGTTTTGAATATTCCTTTTGTGATATATCATATTATTACCACATTAGACAGTTCGGATGCTAGAGAAGTTTTTGGTTCAAAAAGATATAATGAATTGTGTAATCAATTTGAGATTAGATAGTTTGTAAAATTCAAAGAGGTGATTTATTTCACCTCTTTTTTTGTTTATTTTGTTGTAAATTTGCATTTTATATGAATTTCTGATAAAAAAGATGTTAGATTGTTTTAAAAACAATCTTTTATTAACAATTTTATATTGACTTGCTACGAGGGGTGGTATATAATAGGAACCGCTAATAAATATTGTGCCGTTGCGAGAGTTTTAAATTTTGAGCGAGACGAAAAGAAAAAATCTTTGAACTATAATAATAGTGGAAATATTTTTTCTTAAAGTCGCAGTCAAAATTTAGAATTTTCGGTAGGTGATATATTTATGAGTGGTTTCGACTCACATAATTGATAATCTTATTTATGAGTTCAATAAAGAAGAAGTTGCGTGCAAAGACAAGGTGGGGAGTGATAGGAATTTTTGTGTTACTTTTGGCGACAGTTATTTTTGACGCGCCAAACTTGTTCAACGGTTGGGTAGAAAGTATAAATAATAAAACAGGAATTGGAATCCCAATGGTTTTGGACAAGGAGTTTGCTTTAGGGTTAGACCTTCAAGGTGGAGCCCATCTTGTA from Candidatus Magasanikbacteria bacterium includes the following:
- the secA gene encoding preprotein translocase subunit SecA; translation: MRKLLSKLLGDQNKKYIKEIQPLVDKANSLEDEYEKLSETDLKSKTKEFKARLEKGETLDDILPEAFAVVREVSKRTTKMRHYDVQLIGGISLHQGKIAEMRTGEGKTLVATLPIYLNALAGKGAHVVTVNDYLAKRDAVWMAQVYDYLGMTVGIVQNQRVSFIYDSNGRPEGSDEDGERDEAGSFKVEDEFLRPCSRKEAYRCDITYGTNNEYGFDYLRDNMAQSLDEMVMRPGNEMHYCVIDEVDSILIDEARTPLIISAPAQEAAQQYYQFANIAKRFKKEEDYEIDEKLNSAVLTAEGIKKVEGWLGVDNLYVEAGMRKIHHLEQALKAEVLFIKDKQYVVEADGSIVIIDEFTGRKMPGRRYSEGLHQAIEAKEGSAIQRESQTLATITFQNLFRMYKKLSGMTGTAKTEEEEFIKIYSLDVIVIPTNRPDQRKDHVDGIYKTEKGKNISVLRKIKECQERGQPILVGTISVEKNEELSRYLDENGVKHEVLNAKNHEREGEIVAQAGRVGAVTLATNMAGRGVDIKLGGAPYDKNEEQKVKDLGGLFVLGTERHESRRIDNQLRGRSARQGDPGETQFYVSTGDDLMRIFAGDRLKTVLDKMKVPEDMPIETKIITKMLEGAQKKVESHHFDIRKHVLQYDDVLSRHRGVIYEKRRAILDLEKGLDVVVNPSEKLSTSDDVFTSFRDLILSDVEQEIEYIVSKNTNVEDMDKWDLQGIYKIMHTIFSFTNSEREELLHMGKSGDSKLEDVEARDKIVKFLMNKAETEYNSLKDKFTEYSGEKEKGEKMMKQVEKGILLRAIDTLWVEHLVSMSYLRGSIGLQGYGQRDPLVEYKKESYFMFNQLLADIQKEVVYAFFKVSIGLKVAPTVMANDKIILQGAKKNSGDTGKRRIRQKGKERDESGKKVGRNDPCTCGSGKKYKKCHGE